One genomic window of Candidatus Pseudobacter hemicellulosilyticus includes the following:
- the clpB gene encoding ATP-dependent chaperone ClpB — translation MNLNNFTIKAQEAIAQAQQIAFNQNNVNIETEHLLKSLLEQEDSPVEYLLKKNNVTVNLLESKLDESIAKLPTAGGSTPAQMISRDANTAVLRAGTVLKQFGDEFVSVEHLLLAILQGTDNAARLLKDAGLTEKGLEAAIKDLRKGDTIKSQTQDSQFNALNKYAKNLNELARQGKLDPVIGRDEEIRRTLHILSRRSKNNPILVGEPGVGKTAIAEGLAHRIVNGDVPENLRSKVIFALDMGLLIAGAKYKGEFEERLKGVVKEVSGSEGEIILFIDEIHTLVGAGGGDGAMDAANILKPALARGELRAIGATTLNEYQKFFEKDKALERRFQKVLIEEPSEEDTVSILRGLKDRYETYHHVRIKDEAIIAAVELSNRYITDRFLPDKAIDLIDESAAKLRLEMNSMPEELDKLERQIRQLEIEREAIKRENDEDKLKSLTTDIANLSVERDTFRAKWKEEKEIVEKVQSAKAAIEQLKIAAEQAERNGDYGKVAEIRYGKIKEQEQVIRQYTDELAEIDEKRLLKEEVDAEDIAENVAKATGIPVSRMLQSEKEKLLNLEAHLHQRVVGQDEALTAVADAIRRSRAGLQDPKKPIGSFIFLGTTGVGKTELAKALAEFLFDDEGMMTRIDMSEYQEKHTVSRLVGAPPGYVGYDEGGQLTEAVRRKPYSVVLLDEIEKAHPDVWNVLLQVLDDGRLTDNKGRVVNFKNTIIIMTSNIGSHLIQEAFEDVNERNVEEATNKARSEVMNLLRQTIRPEFLNRVDEVIMFQPLLKKEIRGIIRIQLGNLQRLVAENGIDLQFSDYAIDFLAENGFDPQFGARPLKRLIQKEIVNQLSRKILAGDIDRAHPVLVDVFDGVVVFRNANMSSPAGVE, via the coding sequence ATGAACCTGAATAATTTCACCATTAAGGCACAGGAAGCGATCGCCCAGGCGCAGCAGATCGCTTTCAACCAGAATAATGTCAATATTGAGACAGAACACCTGCTGAAGAGCCTGCTGGAACAGGAGGACTCTCCGGTAGAATACCTGTTGAAGAAAAATAATGTGACGGTCAACCTGCTGGAAAGCAAGCTGGACGAAAGCATCGCCAAGCTGCCCACTGCCGGCGGCAGCACCCCTGCACAGATGATCAGCCGGGATGCCAATACCGCCGTATTGCGGGCAGGCACCGTCCTGAAACAGTTTGGTGATGAATTTGTGAGTGTGGAACACCTGCTGCTCGCTATCCTGCAGGGCACGGATAATGCCGCCCGCCTGCTGAAAGATGCCGGTCTCACCGAAAAAGGCCTGGAAGCAGCTATCAAAGACCTGCGCAAAGGGGATACTATCAAGAGCCAGACCCAGGACAGCCAGTTCAATGCCCTGAACAAATATGCCAAGAACCTGAATGAACTGGCCCGCCAGGGCAAGCTGGACCCTGTGATCGGCCGGGATGAGGAGATCCGCAGGACCCTGCATATCCTGTCCCGCCGCAGCAAGAACAACCCCATCCTGGTGGGTGAGCCCGGTGTAGGTAAAACAGCTATTGCCGAAGGACTGGCGCACCGTATTGTAAATGGCGACGTGCCCGAGAACCTGCGTTCCAAAGTGATCTTTGCCCTGGATATGGGCCTGCTGATAGCCGGCGCCAAATACAAGGGGGAGTTTGAAGAAAGACTGAAAGGTGTAGTGAAAGAGGTCAGCGGCAGCGAAGGGGAGATCATCCTTTTCATTGACGAGATCCATACCCTGGTAGGGGCTGGCGGCGGCGACGGCGCTATGGATGCCGCCAATATCCTCAAACCCGCCCTGGCAAGAGGCGAACTCAGGGCCATCGGCGCCACCACGCTGAATGAATACCAGAAATTCTTTGAGAAAGATAAAGCCCTCGAACGCCGCTTCCAGAAAGTGCTGATCGAAGAGCCCAGTGAAGAAGATACCGTCTCCATCCTGCGTGGCCTGAAAGACCGGTATGAAACCTATCACCATGTGCGGATCAAGGATGAAGCCATCATTGCAGCGGTGGAATTATCGAACCGCTATATTACGGATCGTTTCCTGCCCGACAAGGCCATTGACCTGATTGATGAAAGCGCGGCCAAGCTGCGGCTGGAAATGAACAGTATGCCTGAAGAGCTGGATAAGCTGGAAAGGCAGATCCGCCAGCTGGAGATAGAGCGCGAAGCCATCAAAAGAGAAAATGATGAAGACAAGCTGAAAAGCCTTACTACGGATATTGCCAACCTGAGCGTGGAAAGGGATACTTTCCGGGCCAAATGGAAAGAAGAGAAGGAGATCGTAGAGAAAGTGCAGAGCGCCAAAGCCGCTATTGAACAATTGAAGATAGCCGCCGAACAGGCCGAAAGAAATGGTGATTACGGAAAAGTGGCCGAGATCCGCTATGGTAAGATCAAGGAACAGGAACAGGTGATCCGCCAGTACACTGATGAACTGGCTGAGATCGATGAGAAAAGGTTGCTGAAAGAAGAAGTGGATGCAGAAGATATTGCCGAGAACGTGGCCAAGGCTACGGGTATACCGGTCAGTCGCATGCTGCAGAGTGAAAAGGAAAAACTGCTGAACCTGGAAGCGCACCTGCACCAGCGGGTGGTGGGCCAGGACGAAGCCCTCACGGCCGTGGCGGATGCCATCCGCCGGAGCAGGGCCGGTCTGCAGGACCCCAAAAAACCTATCGGCTCCTTTATCTTCCTGGGTACTACCGGTGTAGGTAAAACGGAGCTGGCCAAGGCGCTGGCGGAATTCCTGTTTGATGACGAGGGCATGATGACCCGGATAGATATGAGTGAGTACCAGGAGAAACATACTGTTTCCCGACTGGTAGGCGCTCCTCCCGGTTATGTGGGCTATGATGAAGGCGGCCAGCTGACCGAAGCGGTACGCCGTAAGCCTTACAGCGTGGTGCTGCTGGATGAGATAGAAAAAGCGCATCCTGACGTCTGGAACGTACTGCTCCAGGTGCTGGATGATGGAAGGCTGACAGACAATAAAGGCCGGGTGGTGAACTTCAAGAATACCATTATCATCATGACCAGCAATATCGGTAGCCACCTGATCCAGGAAGCTTTTGAAGATGTGAACGAAAGGAATGTGGAGGAAGCTACCAATAAGGCCCGGAGCGAAGTGATGAACCTGCTGCGGCAGACCATCCGGCCCGAGTTCCTGAACCGGGTGGACGAGGTGATCATGTTCCAGCCGCTCCTGAAAAAAGAAATAAGGGGTATTATCCGGATCCAGCTGGGCAACCTGCAAAGGCTGGTGGCGGAGAACGGTATTGACCTGCAGTTCAGCGATTACGCCATCGACTTCCTGGCGGAGAACGGTTTTGACCCCCAGTTTGGGGCCCGACCGCTCAAAAGGCTGATACAGAAGGAGATAGTAAACCAGCTGTCCCGGAAGATCCTGGCAGGGGATATTGACAGGGCGCACCCGGTGCTGGTGGATGTATTTGACGGGGTGGTAGTGTTCCGGAATGCGAACATGTCCTCCCCGGCAGGGGTGGAATAA